The region ATGCCTCAACAAGTCTTGAAACGAAGGATGCTTCAAGCAAGAGACCGGAACCACAAACCTATGCTTATTATTGTGGTTCTCTCCAACATAAACTGCCATGTGACCCTTGGGAACATCTGTTAACTTTGTTGATGCTGATGAAGTGGTTGCAGTTGATCCTTGGCGGAGAAGAATATTGTGTTTAGCATGATGAAAGATTGTCCTGAGATGATTCCTCATGATCGATGAACTTCTCTTCAACTTTTAGAGCTGCAAGTAATTGAAACAAGCTTCAAGTGAAATGTAGTG is a window of Lycium ferocissimum isolate CSIRO_LF1 unplaced genomic scaffold, AGI_CSIRO_Lferr_CH_V1 ctg17893, whole genome shotgun sequence DNA encoding:
- the LOC132042785 gene encoding auxin-induced protein 15A-like gives rise to the protein MRNHLRTIFHHAKHNILLRQGSTATTSSASTKLTDVPKGHMAVYVGENHNNKHRFVVPVSCLKHPSFQDLLRHAEEEYRFDYPMGALTIPCSETAFLCVTSHLHVITN